A segment of the Corylus avellana chromosome ca2, CavTom2PMs-1.0 genome:
TCAGTAAATTCCCGTCCAGACCCCAGTCCTTTCTCCATGTTATGGCTACTTGAACTTTCAATCCAAGCTATATTTTACTTGAAGATTGCATTTGCTTTTAACGTATTCAATATTTCAATGAATGGACATAAATATCTTCTTTGGAATCGAGTATATATGTTCTCACAAGTGACTTTGTAATACTTTGGTGTTTTGAAGTATGAAGGAAATAGTAGAAAGACATAAGTTGCACTCCAAGAACCTTGAGAAACTTGATCAGCCATCTCTTGAGTTGCAGGtcagtgtgtttttttttttttttttttttttaattttttttttattatattcatttgtgcatttatttttttcattatgatAAAACACTTGAAGCACAGAATGCGCTAAAAAAATGATGTTAACGGTGTTTTGAAGTACTTGGTCGATAAGTTTTATCTACTCCTAGCTGCATAAGATCCTATGCATCTGATGACTTTTGATCTTGGTATTTAAAGCCCTTTATCTATTTGAAAAACTGCctatattttgtttgtgtttctAAATTTAATGTTATAATGTCTCCGCTCCTCCCCCCTCTCCCAACTGACGACGATAAGCAGTGATTTCCTTTCTGTAGAAATTTGCAATTATATAAAATGGGAGAAAATAGTGGAAGCAAGAGATAAAAAGGAGACTAGAGATTTTGGGGTGGTTTGGTCTTAAAGGCCTATGTGACGGCTACGTCCATCACTGATAAATGCCTGTAGGGCTACATTATTACTCTTATTGACTTTAATGAATTAACGTTGGTGTTGCAATTGAGcctatttataaagaaaattgggtAGGTGTAGTGAATACAAGAAAGATAATACAATATGGAAAACTTCTATATTCTATCACATTCCAAAATTCTGAAAATAaacttgtccaaaaaattatttttcctttattatctTGGTTATAGATGGAGAGGTACTCATTCAAACTCATGTTTATAGTTCCCAAAGTGCTCTCAGTTTCTGAATGTTGCTACCAATTGCTCTTTGAATTCTTTTATGATCTTTAAACTTTTACAAGACAGaataattatattattcaaaCTCTTAACGGAAACATTTGATTTACAATTTTGACCATTGtatgatctttttcttttttaggtttatgttctaaaagaataattaaatgTGTATTGCAGCTTGTGGAGAACAGCAACTACTCCAGATTGAGCAAGGAAATTGCAGAGAAAAGCCATCAATTAaggtataaattttttaaaaacaaaatgtgagcTTGGAGGTTTTATGCATGCATATTGTGACATTACATTCCTCATAAAATAGGCAAATGAGAGGAGAGGAGCTCCAAGGACTAAATATAGAAGAACTGCAGCAGCTAGAGAGGTCACTTGAAGCTGGGTTAAGCCGTGTGATAGAGAAAAAGGTCtgtttttatttctattagtcACTTGTTGGTACAATTATGGGCTTGACTCTAGCTTCTATTTTGGTATCTAATAGAATTCTATGCATTTCAGGGTGAGAAGATTATGATAGAGATAAGTGACCTTCAAAGAAAGGTTAGAAACTAAATTTCCCCTATACTGTTGCTCATTGATGAAAAACTTTCTTGCACATTTTCTCCATTTAGAAAAATGTAGTGTAAGAAGAGATATATTAGATGGTGTGAGATAATATATTCATAAAGCATAGATATTTGAGTTGTATGCATGTATAATAGTTTGCAATGTTTTGTGGATCTGAATAGTTATTGTACTTTGAGCTCAAGACTTTAGAGCTTGAGTGAGCTACAGACTATAGTACTCTTGATTTGAAATGTAACTAAGTTGCAGACCTTGTAATTCGGGTTTGACATGTGTCTCGTGTATATATATGAGCAATGAGCAATTCCAGTAGGATTTTGACAAAATTCGTAAGTGTAGTGCAAAATACCACAATTACGGTGAATAAGacaaaacaatcacacacaataACATCAAGATTTTTGTGGTTTCCTTAATGTGAGGTATGTGCACAGGTGGAAGTGATCGTAAAGAAATTTACTATCaaagatggagagaaaaaatcACCAAGAATCTAtaaccccaatacacccaaatctcaccgaaggagaaaacaaaagaaaagacaagaatACAAACTTACCTTTTGTTGGAAATGAATTTAAAATGTTGATAATTATTGTTACTTCTTTATTCATTCACCTTTCTTGTCACGCATTGTTACCGTAAATTTGAATTCATGATCATACAGGGGATGCAGTTGATGGAAGAGAATGAGCGATTACGACAACAGgtatgatctctctctctctctctctctctctctgtgattcTATGCTTGCTAATAGAAATTAATGTTCGACTGAAGGTGGCAGAGATATCTAATGGCCGAAGGCAAGTTGGTGGTGATTCAGAGAATGTGATTACTGAGGAAGGCCAGTCATCAGAGTCTGTCACTAACGTCTGCAACTCCACTGGTGCCCCACCTCATGACTATGAGAGCTCAGATACGTCCCTCAAGTTGGGGTGAGTTTAGCTcattattttcaatttgctGCAACTAAGCTTTCAGACGCCCTATCCATATTTGGACTCATTGCACAACTTATATAAAGACTAGCCTGGGCCCCTGGCTATACTTTTCGATAAGTAGTTAATGTATGGAAAAAGCTTTGGAGACAATTATTTGATCATACTTTATACCGAAAAGTTGCACCATACATTCTTCTCTTAATTTAATCATACACATGTAATCGGTTGTgacttcaaaataaaaaataaaaaatgtgaaacCGAGTGTAATGATGATTAGTCCGGTGGAAACACATGGGAAGTTAGATTTCCTAAAGAGCAGGAAAACACTTTCTTCAAGGGAAAATTACAGGTGGTGCCAGAACTTGGTTGTGAATCTGGGATTTATGGTGACACATGTCACTTGTAACTTGTGAATCTGTGATATGCATAACTTCTAGGATTTGACAAAAATCTAATATCTCTATAGTAAACCCACTGTCCTGTAAAGAGCAGAGCCCATAGGCACCTTTCCTTCACAAAGAGTAGTGTTTACTTTTATTCAAATGCGCTTTCACTGCAACTTTAGTTGGTATCTGCTAGGACCACTCCCATAAAGATGGAAATCTTTTTTACTTTGAAAATGCTTCAGCATGCTCCCTATAAATATCTTCCTTCTCCACATTTGATGACCATCTTTCACTAAATTGTTGCAGGCTACCCTACTCAGGCTGAATGGGAAGGACTCTGATATCTATATATAGCTTGGGTCAATTTGACATGTATTAGTTGAATACGAATCCAACCCATGCTGGGTTTAGAGGTACTTGAACTTTAAGTACCCTTATTAGTAAAAGGTAAATGAGAACTTTGGTGTTTCTGCTGCGTATATGAAATCAAAGGGGCCACTATAGCTGAAACAGGGGGATTCGGGCCTACTGTGATGAATGGGTTGGAACATATTTTGGATCCGTGACTTTCCTACCATTTCTTTAgacatttttcaaattgaaaaaaaatctttgtaaCATTCGCTTAGTAGCTATTTTGAACTGAGTGTGGTATATTGCAATTCTAAAGATCTAAAATGAAAGGTTTGGATTTTGCCACGTGAAAACAATAGTAAGTCGTACCACTTAGGGCGGTTGGCGCTCCCCCCTCAGTGGCTTAGGGGATAGTCATAAAAAGAAGTTAATGGGTGTCCAGACCACCGACCACTTTTGATACAACAATACTCGTGGGAATTGTTGACCACCTTAATGGATCCGGCctcccctttattttattttttgttggttctttttttcttacttaCGTGACAAGAttccctctctttttctcaaaaaaatttattttttgtcggACCACACGAAAGAAGTAATAAAACGCAATTAAAAGTACATAATTGAGaattaaccaaattaagaaTCAAAATTAGGCAATTTTCTTTCATGTCTTAATTTGATAATGCTCCgaataaccattttttaaaaatagatttaCATTTCAGACCCACAAACTTCCGATAAACAATTGagaacacaccaaaaaaaatgtGGCTGCCATTCTACTCCTTCTTGGACTTTGAGAGAACTTTCTTCCTCTGCCGAAGCATGTAAGAGTACAAGTGAGGGCCACCTACAACACATTATGACATTCATCAATTACAGTctgcaaacaaacaaaaaagtagCTATTATCTAT
Coding sequences within it:
- the LOC132172469 gene encoding MADS-box protein JOINTLESS, whose product is MAREKIQIKKIDNATARQVTFSKRRRGLFKKAEELSVLCDADVAVIIFSSTGKLFEYSSSSMKEIVERHKLHSKNLEKLDQPSLELQLVENSNYSRLSKEIAEKSHQLRQMRGEELQGLNIEELQQLERSLEAGLSRVIEKKGEKIMIEISDLQRKGMQLMEENERLRQQVAEISNGRRQVGGDSENVITEEGQSSESVTNVCNSTGAPPHDYESSDTSLKLGLPYSG